From the Streptomyces sp. Tu 2975 genome, one window contains:
- a CDS encoding ABC transporter permease translates to MSALTTSRPRLRGITWVVVHQHRRILTTAAVLLAVAAAVTAGLRIAYGTSSYDDTGGGLFTRFAYQGGLAAVADFLTNAALLLPLLVAAVVAGPVIGRELESGTYKLAWSQSVPPVRWLAAKVAVPAVAVAVTTVGLTVLFRILSGPVAWDHRLGWHERQVFLVLGPTLLAYGLLAVAVGVLAGLLVRRTLVAMSVAGLVTGTVMILMSALWTRLWAPDVATGRDPDSVRFSAGDLVVDSGLLTASGERLPDSVCVTPRPACFTEHDVVGRWQEYHPDAHLWPLQLVETGIVLAVAAAVAYAAFRVFRRRHA, encoded by the coding sequence ATGAGCGCGCTCACCACGTCCCGCCCCCGGCTGCGGGGCATCACCTGGGTCGTCGTCCACCAGCACCGCCGCATCCTGACCACCGCGGCCGTACTGCTGGCCGTCGCGGCAGCGGTCACGGCCGGACTGCGGATCGCGTACGGGACGAGCTCGTACGACGACACCGGCGGCGGCCTCTTCACACGCTTCGCCTACCAGGGCGGGCTCGCCGCCGTCGCCGACTTCCTGACGAACGCCGCCCTGCTGCTGCCGCTGCTCGTCGCCGCCGTCGTGGCGGGACCGGTGATCGGCCGGGAGCTGGAAAGCGGCACCTACAAGCTGGCCTGGTCGCAGTCGGTGCCACCCGTCCGCTGGCTGGCCGCGAAGGTCGCGGTGCCCGCGGTGGCCGTCGCCGTCACCACCGTGGGCCTGACCGTTCTCTTCCGGATCCTGTCGGGCCCGGTCGCCTGGGACCACCGGCTCGGCTGGCACGAGCGGCAGGTGTTCCTCGTCCTCGGGCCGACCCTGCTCGCCTACGGCCTCCTCGCCGTCGCCGTCGGCGTCCTCGCCGGCCTGCTGGTGCGCCGCACCCTGGTCGCGATGTCCGTCGCGGGCCTTGTGACCGGGACCGTCATGATCCTCATGTCCGCGCTGTGGACACGGCTGTGGGCGCCCGACGTCGCCACAGGGCGCGACCCGGACTCGGTCCGGTTCTCGGCCGGCGATCTCGTCGTGGACAGCGGCCTGCTCACCGCGTCCGGGGAACGGCTCCCCGACAGCGTGTGCGTCACGCCGCGGCCCGCGTGCTTCACCGAGCACGACGTCGTCGGCAGATGGCAGGAGTACCATCCCGACGCGCACCTCTGGCCGCTCCAGCTCGTCGAGACCGGCATCGTCCTCGCCGTCGCCGCGGCCGTGGCGTACGCGGCCTTCCGGGTCTTCCGCCGCCGCCACGCCTGA
- a CDS encoding ABC transporter ATP-binding protein: MTATAIEATGLGLAYGKRGHRALHDCSFRIPTGRVCALAGPNGAGKSTLLALAAGLLRPTDGALRVLGGTPADVRARRAYVAQDKPLYPQLTVGETLRMGQELNPGRWDATVAERIVEEGGGLDPRARIRSLSGGQRTRVALALALGKRPELMLLDEPMADLDPLARHRLMAALMTEAADHGTTIVISSHILSELETTCDYVLLVDGGRVRLAGETEDLIAAHTLLTGPVADLPDHTVVESRTTGRQLTALVRGSSAVGGGWQAAQPSLEELLMAHLRSPGAPALLTPSAEVSVA, from the coding sequence ATGACGGCGACCGCGATCGAGGCGACGGGCCTCGGCCTGGCCTACGGGAAGCGGGGCCACCGGGCCCTGCACGACTGCTCGTTCCGGATACCGACCGGCCGCGTCTGCGCTCTCGCCGGCCCCAACGGCGCCGGCAAGTCCACACTGCTCGCCCTCGCGGCCGGTCTGCTCCGGCCGACCGACGGGGCGCTGCGCGTCCTCGGCGGCACACCCGCCGACGTACGCGCACGACGTGCGTACGTCGCCCAGGACAAGCCGCTCTACCCGCAGTTGACGGTCGGCGAGACGCTGCGGATGGGCCAGGAGCTCAACCCCGGCCGGTGGGACGCGACCGTCGCGGAACGGATCGTCGAGGAGGGCGGCGGTCTCGATCCCCGCGCCCGGATCCGCAGCCTCTCCGGCGGCCAGCGCACCCGCGTCGCCCTCGCCCTCGCGCTCGGCAAGCGCCCCGAACTGATGCTGCTGGACGAGCCGATGGCCGACCTCGACCCCCTGGCACGGCACCGGCTCATGGCCGCGCTGATGACGGAGGCCGCCGACCACGGCACCACCATCGTGATCTCCTCGCACATCCTGTCCGAGCTGGAGACCACCTGCGACTACGTGCTCCTCGTCGACGGCGGCCGGGTACGCCTCGCCGGCGAGACGGAGGACCTGATCGCCGCCCACACCCTGCTCACCGGGCCGGTCGCCGACCTGCCCGACCACACCGTCGTCGAATCACGCACGACGGGCCGTCAGCTGACCGCGCTGGTACGGGGGTCCAGCGCGGTCGGCGGCGGCTGGCAGGCCGCACAGCCGTCCCTGGAGGAACTGCTCATGGCGCATCTGCGCAGCCCCGGCGCCCCGGCGCTGCTCACCCCGAGCGCGGAGGTGTCGGTCGCATGA
- a CDS encoding GntR family transcriptional regulator, with protein sequence MVEFRIDRRSGVATYLQIVQQTRQALRLGLLEPGDRLPTAREVVEATAINPNTVLKAYRELEREGLVEARRGLGTFITRTLGGHAADTPLRAELADWVDRARDAGLEQDDITALFTSVLEERTHHKGDGA encoded by the coding sequence ATGGTCGAGTTCCGGATCGACCGGCGCAGCGGGGTCGCCACGTACCTCCAGATCGTCCAGCAGACCAGACAGGCCCTGCGGCTCGGGCTGCTGGAGCCCGGCGACCGGCTGCCGACGGCCCGCGAGGTCGTCGAGGCCACCGCGATCAACCCGAACACCGTGCTCAAGGCGTACCGCGAGCTGGAGCGCGAAGGGCTCGTCGAGGCCCGCCGGGGGCTCGGCACGTTCATCACCCGCACTCTCGGCGGCCATGCCGCCGACACCCCGCTGCGGGCCGAACTCGCCGACTGGGTCGACCGGGCGCGCGACGCCGGGCTCGAGCAGGACGACATCACCGCGCTGTTCACCTCCGTGCTGGAGGAGCGCACACACCACAAGGGGGACGGCGCATGA